From Chryseobacterium camelliae:
AAGAATTTCAAAGAGTAGATTTCCAGAAAGAATATTTTGAACAAGAGCATAAATTAGATCAGTTTGTTTTACAATGTGATGTTATTGTACATTTAGCAGCAATAAACCGTCACGGAAATGAGCAATTCATATATGAAACCAACATAGGTCTGGCTCAGAAATTAGTTGATTCTTTAAGCAGAACAGGCTCAAAAGCTCATGTGATGATTTCTTCTTCTACTCAGGAAGAAAAAGATAATCTTTACGGAAAATCAAAAAAAGAGGGCAGACAGATTTTGGCAAATTGGGCAGATGAAAATGGTGCAAAAATGACGGGGCTAATTATACCTAATGTTTTCGGAGCATTTGGGAAGCCTTTTTACAACTCATTTATTGCAACTTTCAGTTATCAGCTAACGCATGGAGAAACACCAACGATTGCAAATGATGGTGAGGTTAAATTAATATATGTGCAGGAGCTGGTAGAAATCATCATCAGCGAAATAAGAGGAGGGATTGGCCAAGTTGAATATTTTGTTGAACCTACTGCCATTAAAAAAGTGTCTGAGGTTTTAGCATTCCTGAATGATTATAAGACTAAATATTTCGATGGCGGAGAAATTCCGGTAATCAATAATATCTTTGAGCATAATTTGTTCAATACTTACCGCTCTTATATTGACTATAAAAACCATTTTCCGGTAAAGTTTACACAACATACAGACCCTCGTGGAGCTTTTGTTGAAGTGATTCGTTTAGGGATTGGTGGACAATGCTCATTTTCTACAACCGTACCCGGAATCACCAGGGGTAATCATTATCATACTAGAAAAATTGAGCGTTTTGCTGTAATCAAAGGAAAAGCTTTAATTCAATTGAGAAAAATTGATTCAGATGAAATTCTTGATTTTTATCTTGATGGAAGTGAGCCGGCTTATGTTGACATGCCCATCTGGTATACTCATAGTATTCAAAATATAGGTGAAGAAGAATTATATACTATTTTTTGGATTAATGAAGCTTTTAATCCTGAAAATGCAGATACATATTTTGTAGAGGTTAAAAAATAATTTAAAACTGCTGAAAGCTATCTATGAGCTAGAGCCAACAACAATAAGTAATACAATGAAAAAACTTAAAGTAATGACGGTCGTAGGAACAAGGCCGGAAATTATTAGATTGTCAAGAGTATTGGACGCCTTGGATACATCCGAAGCAATAGAACATACTATCGTTCATACTGGCCAGAATTACGACTATGAACTGAATCAGATCTTTTTTGACGATTTAGGACTTCGTAAACCGGACTATTTTTTAGAAGCCGCAGGAAAGACTGCTACAGAAACAGTAGGAAATATTTTAATTAAGATTGATCCTCTACTTGAAGAACTTAAACCTGATGCATTTTTGGTTTTAGGTGATACCAATTCTTGTTTATGTGCCATCCCGGCAAAGAAAAGGCATATCCCAATTTTCCATATGGAAGCTGGAAACAGATGCTTCGATCAGAGGGTTCCTGAAGAAACCAACCGTAAAATTGTCGATCATACCTCGGATATTAATTTGACATATTCAGACATTGCAAGAGAATATCTGTTAAGAGAAGGTTTGCCTGCAGACAGAATTATTAAAACCGGTTCACCGATGTTTGAGGTTCTAACTCATTATTTACCTCAGATTAACGCATCAAAAGTTCTCGAAAAATTAAATTTACAACAAGATAAATTTTTTGTAGTGTCATCACACAGAGAAGAGAATATCAATTATGAAAAAAATTTCAGAGGTTTAATGGATTCTTTAAATGCCATCGCAGAAAAGTATAAATATCCTATTATTGTTTCTACGCATCCCCGGACAAAAAATATGATTGATAAAATGAAGATCGATATGCGTCCTGAAATCCAGTTCTTAAAGCCTTTGGGCTTCCATGATTATAATGCTTTGCAGAAAAATGCATATGCTGTACTTTCAGATTCTGGAACGATTTCTGAAGAGTCTTCCATATTAAATTTTAGAGCTTTAAATATACGGCAGGCTCATGAAAGGCCAGAAGCGATGGAAGAGGCGAGTGTAATGATGGTAGGTCTATCACCAGAGCGTATTTTACAAGGGTTGACTCAAGTTTTACAGCAAAAAGTTGGTGAAGAAAGAAATTTTAGAAAAGTTTCTGATTATTCGATGCCAAACGTTTCGGATAAATTAGTTCGAATTATTATTTCTTATACAGATTATATTAAAAGGACGGTTTGGTCTGAGGAAATTTAGATGTGAATATTTTAATAATTACCCAATATTTTTATCCCGAAAATTTTAAAAGCAACGATTTAGCTTTTGAACTAAAGAATCGTGGACATAATGTAACTGTTTTAACAGGAATACCAAATTATCCTGAAGGCAAAATATTTGATGGATATGGCTTTTTTAAAAATAAAAAGCAAGTCATAAATGGTGTAAGAGTAATAAGGTCATTACTGTTACCAAGAGGAAAAGGTGGTGGCTTACGCTTATTTACAAATTATTACAGCTTCGCTTTTTTTGCATCCATAAAAGCTTTTTTCCTTGGAATAAATAATCGGTTTGATGCCATTATTGTACATGAACCTTCACCTATAACACAATATTATCCAGCTTTACTCATGAACAAACTGTGGAAAATACCTGTTTATTTTTGGGTAATGGATTTGTGGCCGGAAAGTTTATCTATTGCTGGAGGTATTAAAAATAAATTTATTCTAAATTATTATTCCAAGGTTATTAAAAACTTTTACAAAAATGCTGAAAAATTATTAGTAACCTCTAAAGGTTTTAGAAGTGCAATCAATGAAAAAGGAGATTTTGATGATAAGATAGTATATTTTCCAAATTGGGCTGAAGATTCTATTTCAGATGGTAATAAAGATTTTCCCATTCCAAAAATGCCTGACGGATTTAAAGTTATGTTTGCCGGAAACATTGGCGAAGCTCAGGATCTGGAAAATATTATGAAAGCGGCAGTTCAATTGAAGGCCAATAAAAACATTAAATTTATTTTGGTTGGAGACGGAAGAAAAATGCCATTTGTTAAAAATTTTATTGAAGAACATAAACTTACCGATACGGTTTCAGTTATGGGAAGATTTCCTGTTGAAGCAATGTCTAGTTTTTTTGATAAAGCAGATATAATGCTTGTTACTTTAAAGGATGATCCCATATTTAATTTAACTGTTCCAGCCAAATTACAGGCATATATGAGTGCTTCAAAACCTGTGATTGCGATGCTGAATGGAGAAGGAGCACAGAATGTCATTGATGCTGAATGTGGTTTTGTAGTTGCGGCTGGAGATTATTCTTCATTAGCGAAAACAATATTAACTGCATCAGAATTATCATATGAACAATTACAAAAATTGGGGAGTAACAGCAGGAAGTATTATGAAATGAATTTTAAAATGTCTGCATGTATATCTAATTTAGAAAGTATAATTTCAAAAGAAAACTGATTACTCTATTTTATGAAAACAACTATTACAGGCTCTTCCGGCTTCATCGGCAAAAATCTTTCTGCCTTTCTCACCGATAAAGGGCACATGATTTATCCTTTGAGCCTGCGGGATCAAGACTGGAAGAAACATATAAATATGGATGGTGATGCAATAATCCATCTTGCCGGAAAAGCTCATGACACAGAAAATGCGTCTGATCCGGAAGAATATTTTAGAGTAAATACGGATCTTACCATAGAATTATTTAATGAGTTTTTAAGATCAGAAAGCAGAGACTTTTTCTATTTCTCATCTGTTAAGGCAGTAGCGGATAGTGTAGAGGGTATTTTGGATGAAAGCATAAGTCCGAGTCCGTTAACTCCTTACGGAAAATCAAAACTGAAAGCAGAACGATACATATTGGATGCTGATGTACCTGCCGGGAAAAGAGTTTTTATCATCCGTCCATGCATGGTACATGGGCCGGGCAATAAAGGTAACCTCAACTTATTGTATAAAATAGTTGAAAAAGGTCTTCCCTGGCCGCTGGCTGCATTCGAAAATCGCCGGTCATTTTTAAGTATTGATAATCTTATTTTTATAATTGCCGGGATGCTCGAACATAAGAATATTCCTTCCGGAGTTTATCATTTGGCTGACGATAAATCGCTGTCTACTAATGAATTAATTCAAACGGTGAATCTTGCTTTGGACAAAAAGCCAAAACTTTGGAGAATATCAAAAAAAGTAATTGAAAACATAGCACGTTTAGGCGATCGATTCAGGCTTCCGCTAAACTCTGAAAGATTGAAAAAGCTTACTGAATCCTACGTTGTTTCTAACCTAAAGATCAAATCAGCTTTGGGCATTGAAAAATTACCTTTGTCACCAGAAGAAGGACTTATCAAAACCATTAAAAGCTTTAGGAAAGAAAAGTAATATTTTATACTTGCAATAAATAATAAATTTATGATCCGGATTTTCGATTTTCTATTTTCTTTTTTGGGCTTATTGTTTCTGTGGCCAGTATTAGTGATATTGTATATTATTGGCCTGTTCGATACAGGATCACCGATTTTTGTACAGGAAAGAGTAGGGCGCTATAAGAAGCCATTTAAGCTGATTAAATTCAGGACTATGCATGTCAATACTCAATCAGTGGCTACCCATCTTTCTAGCAGTTCGTCCGTGACGAAATTCGGAAGTTTTTTAAGAAAATCCAAATTAGATGAATTGCCTCAGTTGATCAACGTTCTGAAAGGAGACATGAGCCTTGTGGGGCCACGGCCTAATCTTTTTAACCAGACAGAGCTGATCGCAGAAAGGGACAAAAGAGGGGTGTATAATTTCCTTCCGGGGATTACAGGTCTTGCTCAGGTCAATGAAATTGACATGTCCACTCCGGTTGAGCTGTCAGAGAAAGATGCTGAAATGTTGCAGAATCTCACAGTGTCAGATTATTTCAGATACATTTTTGCCACAGTATCAGGAAAAGGGTCAGGAGACCGGATAAAAAAATAAGTTATTTTGATTAATTTTTTAATTTTAAGCATAAAATTATTGAATGAAAAAAAAGATCTGGCTTTCCTCACCTCACCTTTCAGGACATGAAATGCAGTATATTCAGGAAGCGTTTGATGAGAACTGGATCACTTCAATAGGAAAAAATATTGATGAGTTTGAATATTCCCTTGCACAATACATGGAGATGGACAACCATATTGTTGCACTCAATTCTGCCACTTCTGCCATTCATATCGCTCTTATTTTATTGGGAACCAACTCTCAGGATGAAATAATAACCTCTTCATTTTCATTTGTGGCGTCTGCTAATCCTATTATTTACTGTGGTGCCACGCCAATTTTCATAGATTCAGAAGAGGATACCTGGAATATGTGTCCTATTGCTCTGGAGCAGGCAATAAAGGACAGGATATCAAAAGGTAAAAAGCCAAAGGCTATCATTGTCGTTCATCTTTATGGAATGCCTGCAAAGATGGACGAAATTCTGAAGATTGCTGAAGAATATGAAATTACTGTTATTGAGGATGCTGCCGAAGCATTAGGCTCATCATACAAAGGGAAGTCCTGCGGAACATTCGGGCGTTTCGGGATTTTATCGTTTAATGGCAATAAAATTATTACCACTTCAGGTGGCGGTGCGTTAGTTTGCCATACGCAGGAAGATAAGGATAAAGCAGTTTTTCTTTCCACCCAGGCAAGAGACCCTGCTCCCCATTATCAGCATTCCCATATTGGATATAACTACCGTATGAGCAATATCGTAGCGGGAATTGGTAGAGGGCAAATGGAAGTTTTGAAAGACAGGATTGAAGCAAGAAGAAAAATGCATGACTTTTACATCAGTCTTTTCAAGGATATTAAAGGGATAAAAGTTTTTTCTGAACCCACAGATGAATATTATTCCAATCATTGGTTATCAGCAATCATTATTGATCCTGAAATTGCAGGAAAAACAAGAGAAGAATTAAGGATGGCACTTTTAGAAGAAAATATAGAGTCCCGGCCCTTGTGGAAACCGATGCATTTACAGCCGGTATTTTCAACATCTCCCTATTATGAAACCGATGTTTCTGAAAAACTATTTGAGAACGGTCTATGCCTGCCTTCAGGATCCAATTTGACTGAATCGGATAAAAAAAGGATTACAGATGTAATCGTTGATTTTTTTTCTGACCATTGAATACATAATTGTAAAAATTTAAACTGAAGGACCAATTTTCAAATTGGTCCTTCAGTTTAAATTTGTAAGATTAAACATACCCTTATAGCGTTAATTTCCGGAAATATTTTTTATATATTTGCCTGCAATACAAGTATTGTGAAAAAATATCCCTTCTGGAAAATGCTAATGGATTATGGTATTGCAGGTTTTTCTGTAGTGATTTTTTCTCCTTTACTTTTGATTCTGTTTCTTGTTGCTTCTTATGATACGGGGTTTCCAGGTATTTTTATTCAAAAAAGGATAGGAAAAGATGCCGTTCCATTTACAATTTACAAATTCAGAACCATACATCCGCTTACTTCCCGAAAATCTAACATAGGATCGTGGTTAAGAAGATCTAAGCTCGATGAACTACCACAACTATTCAATATTCTTAAGGGAGAGATGTCATTGATAGGGCCCAGACCGGATATTTCCGGATATTATGATCAGTTACAGGGCGAAAATCGTTTGATTCTCCAGCTGAAGCCCGGTATTATTAGTGAAGCCGGAATGAAGTACCGAAATGAAGATGAATTGCTTCAGCAACAGCAAAATCCTCTACAATACAATGATGAAGTGCTTTTCCCGGATAAAGTTAGGATGAATCTGCAATATTATCATCAGCTCTCTTTTAAGAAAGATCTTTCTATAATTCTGAAAACAATTCACATATTACTATATAATACATAATTTGAAATTTATTTGCCATATAGCCGTTTATAATCAAAGGATTTTCATAATTTAATTTCAATTATTCTATAAAATAGCGGTAGATTAATACGGGTGTTATACAAAATATAAATATATTTGCAACGTTTAATTTAAGTTAGAATAGATAATTTTAATTACAAAAATATAGTCCACCAAATGGATCAAAAAGATACAAAAGAAGTCAGTTTTAAAGAACTTATAAATCCTTATCTAAAGAATTGGAAATATTTTGTCGGGACAGTTTTTTTATTGTTGATCATAGCATTATACATTATAAAGTCTACGCCCCCTATATATAAAATACAAACATCTGTACTTATTAAAGATGCAAAGAAAATGTCATCAGCATCTGGTGATTTTGGAATTCTTCAGACTTTAGGAGGTTTCAGTGGAATGGGAACTAACAGTATCGAAAATGAATTGGGTGTTTTTGATTCTAAAACAATTGTAGAAGATGTATTGAAACAGCATAATTTTCAAACTCCTATTTACACAAAACAAACATTCAATGATTTGGAACTATATGGTAAGACCAGCCCATACATTATCAATATCATTCAGGAGAAAAAAGATGTAGACCTGCCTAAAAAGCCTATTAATATCAAAATCAGAGGCAATGATGTCGTGCTTTCTTCCGTAGAATGGAAAAAAGATGTAGTTACAGCATTTAATAAAACGATTAGTCTACCGTTTGCTTTGATCATGATCAGTAAAAATCCGGATTTTCAAGCGCCATACAAAGCTAAAATGTCTGATATTTATTTTAATTACAATACTTTTGAAGACACTGTTGATGATTTTCAGAAATCATTAAATGTAGAGTTATTAGATAAAGATGGTACTATCATCAACCTTTCAGTAGACTTTGAAAATAAAGAAAAAGCAAAAGATTTTCTCAATGGATTGGTAAGGCAGTATAATGTATATGCTATTAATGATAAAAATATAGAATCGAAAAAGACGAAAGATTTTATTGATAAAAGAATCTTACTTATTTCTAATGAGTTAGGAGATGTTGAAACTCAAAAAGAAGGATTCAAATCAAATAATAATATCGTTGATCTTCCTACAGAAGCTAAGATCAATCTGCAACTTAAAGAACAGAGTAAAGCACAATTATTAGAAATAGGTACCCAAATAGAGTTGACCAAAATACTTCGAAGTTCATTAGACAGAAAAGGGACAGAAGATGTACTTCCGCTTAATATAGGTTTGGATAATGAGGCCGCAGGAAAAGCTATACAGGAATATAATACACTGGTTTTGCAAAGAAATAAATATCTGCAGGATGCTACCCCGGATAACCCAATAGTAAAATCGGCCAATCGGCAAATTCAGGAAATGAAAACTTCTTTGGCAGAATCCTTACAAAAAAATGCAGTTTCGTTAGAATTTGCTAAGAAAAAGGTAGAAAGTCAATTAGGCGGTTCTGAACAGATGATCGGAAAAATACCAAAACAGGAAAAATTATTTAGAAGTATTGAAAGGCAACAGCAGATTAAGGAAAGTCTCTATCTGCTACTTTTACAAAAAAGGGAAGAAGCTGCAATAAGCATGGAAATTACCGCTGAAAAAGCAAGAGTTATTGATAAGGCATTTGTATTTAAAAAGCCTGTTGCTCCGAAGAAAATAATCATTTTAGGCGTATTCTTTGCTTTGGGTATTTTTATTCCTTTCCTGTTCATTTATTTTAAAAAATTACTGCAAAGCACCATTATTAATAGGGGGGATCTTACGAAAGTTACTACATTGCCAGTGATTGCTGAAATTCCTAAGCTTAAAAATAAACATCATACGCTTGTAAGTTTTAATGATATCTCTCCTATGGCAGAGGCATTCCGGATTTTAGTAACTAATCTGAGATTTTTACTGCCCTTAGGAGAGGGGCCTCATATTATTTTGGTTACATCATCTGTAAAGGGGGAAGGAAAAACATTTGTATCCACTAATTTATCCACTGTACTGGCGTCTGCTCGCGATAAAGTACTAGTAGTGGGTGCTGATATAAGAAACCCTCAGTTACAGCGATATAATACTTCAATGAAAACGGCAAAAGGGCTTACAGAGTTTTTAAGTGGAGAAGATATTACTCTTAGTGAAGTAATTCATCCAAGCAGTTATAATGATAATTGTGATTTTATCTATTCAGGATCAATACCTCCAAACCCGACAGATCTTTTGCAAAACGGAAAGCTGGATGAATTATTAACACTTATTAAGGGACTGGGTAAGTATAAATATATAGTATTAGACACTGCTCCACTATTATTGGTAACCGACTCTTTCCTTATTTCTGATAAGAGCGATGTTGTGGTATTTGTTACAAGGTCTGAAGTGACAGAAAGAGGTTATATAGAATTTTTAAATAATTCTGTACAAGATAAAAAACTGAAGAATGTAGGCATCGTTTTAAATGATGTGTCGGAATCAAATTTCGGATACGGAAATAAGTACGGCTATGGGTATCAGGCTGAAGAAAAAAAATGGTGGCAGAAATTCTATAGATAGCTTATTTTGAAAAGGGTAGTAAGTATAAAATCCAACTATGCACTCAATGTTTTGAGGGTAGGTTCAGGTGCAGCTGTTGGTATTATTACTATGCCTTATCTCAATAGGGTTTTAGGAGCAGAACATATCGGTAAAGTAGAATATATTAATACCATTATCAACTATTTTTTATTGTTTACGGCTTTGGGAATTCCAATGTATGGTATAAGGGAAATTTCAAAAACAAGATATAAACCTGCAGAAAAAGCAAGGACTTTAGTAGAATTACTACTGATACTTGGAATTACTACCGTCATATCTTATTGCTTGTTATTTGGTATACTATATAATTTGAATTATTTTGCCAGTTATAGGACGATTATTTTAATTTTAAGTTCTATGATATTTTTAACCAATATTGGGGCAGAATGGTACTTTCAGGGGATGGAAGATCAACTTTACATTACACTGCGTTATGTTGGTGTACGGATATTGATGGTCATATTCATGTTTATGTATATAAAAACCCCACAAGATGATCATTTTTATGCTTTGTGTATTGTTATTACCAGCTGTGGGGCAAATATTCTTAATTTTATTATACTTTCCAAAGTCATTTACAAAGAAAAAGAGGATTTAAAACCCTTAAATATAAGAAAGCATATTAAACCTATATTGATGATGTTTATTGCAACTATTTCTGTAAGCATCTATATGTATATAGATTATTTTCTTATCGGAAGCATTGTAGGGGATAAATATGTGGGATATTATTCTGTGGCTAACAAATTAGTACGGTTTATCATAAGTTTTATCACTATCATTGGTGCGGTTATGCTTCCGAGATTGTCGTTATTATATAACGAGGATAAGGAAGTATACTTCAAATACCTGTACAAAAGTTTTACTTTTTTGCTTCTGGCTTCTTTACCATTTACAGTATATTTTTTAGTTTTTGCAAAGCCTATCATCAATTTAATTGCGGGAACGGGGTTTGACGCTTCTATACTCACCATGAGGATCATATCACCTCTCTGTATTATTGTGAGTATAGCATATTTTATGGGGTTTCTGATTTTATATCCTCAAAATAAGGAAAAAATTTATACTTACGCTACTGTAATATCTGCCATATTCAGCGTAGGAGCCAATTTTTTTGCTATAAAGTATTATCAGCACAACGGGGCAGCAGTAATCGGAGTTTTATCTGAGTTGATAGCCATAATTATTATGTTTGTGTTTTTAAGAAAAGAAAAGATGCTTCCTAAAGATATATTGTCAGTTAATACTTATAAAATTGTTCTTGCCTCTCTTACCATGCTATTAGCTTCAGTCTCTATAGTCTTTTTTTTCCCGGAAGGAATGGTGTTTTTTTTACTTTCTTCATTTATTTCTTGGGCAATATATTTGTTAATGCTAGTGCTTTTAAAAGAGAAAGAAACGGGTCGTATTCTTCATACATTAAAGTTTAAATTAATTTAAATAACGACTTTTGAGTTGAGGGAGATAAGAAAATGCCATTAATTTGCAAATCATAATAATTAAAATATAGATGATATTACTTCTTTTCATTTTATTTGCACTCGTATCAATTTTTTATATTTTTGATCCTAAAAATGAGATAATCAATATCACTATCCTTTGTTTACTGGCTTTAGTTTTAATCTTTGTTGCAGGTTTGAGAGATAAGAATATTGATAATGATTATTATGTATATTTTTATAAATGGAGGGTAAGTGATCTGAAAAGTGATGTTGAATACTCTTTTATAATTATTAAACATTTTATAAAAAATTATCTCAGACTGAATTTTACGTATCTCTTATTGACTTATGCTATATTGGGTGTTTCTGCAAAATTTTACGGTATTAAAAAGTTAAGTCCCTTTTTATACGGTTCCATTTTAATTTATTTAAGCCACTATTATATTCTTCATGAAATAACTCAAATCAGGATTGGCGTTGCGACAGGGTTTCTTTTAATCGGTTGTTTTTACATGTATAATAAAAATTATTTTATGTTTTTATTTTTCATGCTATTTGCAATCTTTTTTCATCAATCGAGTTCTATGGCTCTTTTTCTTATTTTAGTAGGGAATACTAAGAGAAACTTAAAGCCTTATCTCTTTTTAGTCCCTGTAGGCTATCTATTATATTTCTCTAATACCTATTTTAATGTTTCAATTCCGATTCCTTATTTTCAGGATAAAATTGATACTTATAAAGAGGCTACTGAAGCAGGCTTCATAAAAGATTCCGAGGTTAATGTATTTAATATTTTATTCTTATTGAGGATTGCTGTCCTTTATTTGCTTATTTATTTTCAAGAAAGGGTTGGTAGTCATTTACCATCATTCTATTTCTTTATAAAGATGTATGCCATTTCTTTATTTACTTTCCTTTTTTTCTCTGATATTCCTGTATTTGCTTTCAGGATTCAGGAGCTTTTCGGTGTTGCAGAAATTATTCTCTTTCCTTCAATTATATTTATTTTTGCAGAACGATTCAGATGGATAGGCAAACTCATTATCTGGTGTCTTGCTTTAGTGTTATTGCTTATAGATATTTACTATGTAAAACTGATTGCAAAATGAAAAAGATTGCTATACTGTTATCGACATATAATGGAGAAAAATTTTTGGAGCAACAGATTGAATCTTTATTAGTCCAGTCTTTTCAGAATTGGGATTTATTTATTCGTGATGATGGGTCTACAGATAGTACACTGTCAATTATTGAAAGATTTTGTACAAAATATAATAATATACATTTATTTGAATGTTCGGAAAATATAGGTGCCTGTGAATCATTTCTTTGGTTACTTAAAAATACGGATGCGGAATATTACATGTTTTGTGATCAGGATGATATTTGGCAGCCTGATAAAATCTCTTTATCATTAAATTTAATGAAAGAAACAGAATTGAAGCATACGGTTGGTTTGCCAATTTTAATTCATACTGATTTAAAAGTTGTGGACACCAACCTGAAAGAAATCAGTAGATCCTTTTGGAGTTATGCGAAATTGAAACAGCGTTATTTATCAGATTTTAATTACTTAGGAGTATGCAATGGTGTTACAGGATGTACTACATTGATCAATCAGAATGTCAAAGATATAGTTTTCCCGATAAACACCAAACCACCAATGCATGATTATTTTATAGCATTGAAAGTTGCTAAATATGGAAAAATAGTATTCTTAGATACTCCTACGATACTGTATCGTCAGCATCAAAAAAATGAGGTAGGAGCTACTAATATAAATGTCGGTTACTTTTTTTTAAGATTAAAAAAAATTAAAGAAACTATCCGAGATCAGATGGAAATGCATGCATTTTTAAAAGAATTCAATTATGGCTCCATGTTCAAATTTTACTATTTTAAACTAAGATATACCATAATTAGAAATATATGATTTCAGTATGCATGGCTACCTATAATGGTGAAAAATATATAAAGGAACAGTTGGATTCTATCTTGAAACAACTGAGCCAAAATGATGAGATCATTATTTCAGATGATGGGTCTAATGACGAAACACTTTCAATTATTGACCGCTATAACGATAGCCGCATAAAAGTTTATCATCATACTCCTAAAAAACAAAAATTCAAGTTTGGCTATGTTTCAAAAAATTTTGAAAATGCTCTGATAAGAGCTAAAGGAGATTTTATTTTTTTATCAGATCAGGATGATGTTTGGCTGGATGATAAAGTAACGCGGCAGGTTGGCGCCCTACAACATGCAGATCTCGTATTATCAGATTGCC
This genomic window contains:
- a CDS encoding polysaccharide biosynthesis C-terminal domain-containing protein, which codes for MKKIGITGQNGFVGRHLYNTLGLYPEEFQRVDFQKEYFEQEHKLDQFVLQCDVIVHLAAINRHGNEQFIYETNIGLAQKLVDSLSRTGSKAHVMISSSTQEEKDNLYGKSKKEGRQILANWADENGAKMTGLIIPNVFGAFGKPFYNSFIATFSYQLTHGETPTIANDGEVKLIYVQELVEIIISEIRGGIGQVEYFVEPTAIKKVSEVLAFLNDYKTKYFDGGEIPVINNIFEHNLFNTYRSYIDYKNHFPVKFTQHTDPRGAFVEVIRLGIGGQCSFSTTVPGITRGNHYHTRKIERFAVIKGKALIQLRKIDSDEILDFYLDGSEPAYVDMPIWYTHSIQNIGEEELYTIFWINEAFNPENADTYFVEVKK
- the wecB gene encoding non-hydrolyzing UDP-N-acetylglucosamine 2-epimerase, producing the protein MKKLKVMTVVGTRPEIIRLSRVLDALDTSEAIEHTIVHTGQNYDYELNQIFFDDLGLRKPDYFLEAAGKTATETVGNILIKIDPLLEELKPDAFLVLGDTNSCLCAIPAKKRHIPIFHMEAGNRCFDQRVPEETNRKIVDHTSDINLTYSDIAREYLLREGLPADRIIKTGSPMFEVLTHYLPQINASKVLEKLNLQQDKFFVVSSHREENINYEKNFRGLMDSLNAIAEKYKYPIIVSTHPRTKNMIDKMKIDMRPEIQFLKPLGFHDYNALQKNAYAVLSDSGTISEESSILNFRALNIRQAHERPEAMEEASVMMVGLSPERILQGLTQVLQQKVGEERNFRKVSDYSMPNVSDKLVRIIISYTDYIKRTVWSEEI
- a CDS encoding glycosyltransferase family 4 protein, with translation MNILIITQYFYPENFKSNDLAFELKNRGHNVTVLTGIPNYPEGKIFDGYGFFKNKKQVINGVRVIRSLLLPRGKGGGLRLFTNYYSFAFFASIKAFFLGINNRFDAIIVHEPSPITQYYPALLMNKLWKIPVYFWVMDLWPESLSIAGGIKNKFILNYYSKVIKNFYKNAEKLLVTSKGFRSAINEKGDFDDKIVYFPNWAEDSISDGNKDFPIPKMPDGFKVMFAGNIGEAQDLENIMKAAVQLKANKNIKFILVGDGRKMPFVKNFIEEHKLTDTVSVMGRFPVEAMSSFFDKADIMLVTLKDDPIFNLTVPAKLQAYMSASKPVIAMLNGEGAQNVIDAECGFVVAAGDYSSLAKTILTASELSYEQLQKLGSNSRKYYEMNFKMSACISNLESIISKEN
- a CDS encoding NAD-dependent epimerase/dehydratase family protein, producing the protein MKTTITGSSGFIGKNLSAFLTDKGHMIYPLSLRDQDWKKHINMDGDAIIHLAGKAHDTENASDPEEYFRVNTDLTIELFNEFLRSESRDFFYFSSVKAVADSVEGILDESISPSPLTPYGKSKLKAERYILDADVPAGKRVFIIRPCMVHGPGNKGNLNLLYKIVEKGLPWPLAAFENRRSFLSIDNLIFIIAGMLEHKNIPSGVYHLADDKSLSTNELIQTVNLALDKKPKLWRISKKVIENIARLGDRFRLPLNSERLKKLTESYVVSNLKIKSALGIEKLPLSPEEGLIKTIKSFRKEK
- a CDS encoding sugar transferase, which encodes MIRIFDFLFSFLGLLFLWPVLVILYIIGLFDTGSPIFVQERVGRYKKPFKLIKFRTMHVNTQSVATHLSSSSSVTKFGSFLRKSKLDELPQLINVLKGDMSLVGPRPNLFNQTELIAERDKRGVYNFLPGITGLAQVNEIDMSTPVELSEKDAEMLQNLTVSDYFRYIFATVSGKGSGDRIKK
- a CDS encoding aminotransferase class I/II-fold pyridoxal phosphate-dependent enzyme yields the protein MKKKIWLSSPHLSGHEMQYIQEAFDENWITSIGKNIDEFEYSLAQYMEMDNHIVALNSATSAIHIALILLGTNSQDEIITSSFSFVASANPIIYCGATPIFIDSEEDTWNMCPIALEQAIKDRISKGKKPKAIIVVHLYGMPAKMDEILKIAEEYEITVIEDAAEALGSSYKGKSCGTFGRFGILSFNGNKIITTSGGGALVCHTQEDKDKAVFLSTQARDPAPHYQHSHIGYNYRMSNIVAGIGRGQMEVLKDRIEARRKMHDFYISLFKDIKGIKVFSEPTDEYYSNHWLSAIIIDPEIAGKTREELRMALLEENIESRPLWKPMHLQPVFSTSPYYETDVSEKLFENGLCLPSGSNLTESDKKRITDVIVDFFSDH
- a CDS encoding sugar transferase; this encodes MDYGIAGFSVVIFSPLLLILFLVASYDTGFPGIFIQKRIGKDAVPFTIYKFRTIHPLTSRKSNIGSWLRRSKLDELPQLFNILKGEMSLIGPRPDISGYYDQLQGENRLILQLKPGIISEAGMKYRNEDELLQQQQNPLQYNDEVLFPDKVRMNLQYYHQLSFKKDLSIILKTIHILLYNT